A DNA window from Deinococcus sonorensis KR-87 contains the following coding sequences:
- the rsgA gene encoding ribosome small subunit-dependent GTPase A, translating into MSRSLQDLGLTDFFVDAARTFLAALPPASQAEHELGRVVGVERATYQVWTARGPEEALLAGTLRQAAGAQPPQPVIGDWLIVQRLPGEPTLRIVELLPRRTQFTRAVNGGMSEQIIAANVDVVFIVTTPGTDLDLPRLGRYVTAVHVSGAQPVVLLNKTDLVNDPARWMAQIRTVAPDVPVHEVAAAAGHGLDAVQQYLQTGVTAALIGSSGVGKSTLTNALLGQQVALTGPVRDADQQGRHTTTSRTLYPLPGGGLLIDNPGLRDIAVWDPAGQPVGFQVIEDTAAHCRFRKCTHTTEPGCAVQRAVHQGRISSELLTAYHQAQGLPLRRPKRR; encoded by the coding sequence GTGAGCCGCTCGCTTCAGGACCTGGGTCTGACCGACTTTTTTGTCGATGCCGCCCGCACGTTCCTGGCCGCCCTTCCCCCGGCCTCGCAGGCTGAACATGAACTGGGCCGGGTGGTGGGCGTTGAACGCGCAACCTATCAGGTCTGGACCGCCCGCGGGCCGGAGGAGGCGCTGCTGGCCGGCACCCTCAGACAGGCGGCCGGAGCGCAGCCGCCCCAGCCGGTCATCGGCGACTGGCTCATCGTCCAACGGCTCCCTGGCGAGCCGACCCTGCGGATCGTGGAACTGCTGCCGCGCCGCACGCAGTTCACGCGGGCCGTGAACGGTGGCATGTCCGAGCAGATCATCGCCGCGAACGTGGACGTGGTGTTCATCGTCACGACACCCGGCACTGACCTGGATCTGCCCCGATTGGGCCGCTACGTCACGGCCGTTCACGTGAGCGGCGCACAGCCGGTCGTGCTGCTGAACAAGACGGATCTGGTGAACGACCCCGCGCGGTGGATGGCCCAGATCCGGACGGTGGCGCCCGACGTGCCTGTTCATGAGGTGGCCGCCGCGGCGGGACACGGGCTGGACGCGGTGCAGCAGTATCTCCAGACCGGCGTGACCGCCGCGTTGATCGGCTCGTCGGGGGTCGGCAAGTCGACGCTGACCAACGCGCTCCTCGGCCAGCAGGTCGCGCTGACCGGCCCGGTCCGGGACGCCGATCAACAGGGACGCCACACCACCACCAGCCGGACCCTTTACCCGCTCCCGGGCGGTGGCCTGCTGATTGATAATCCAGGCCTGCGGGACATCGCCGTGTGGGACCCGGCAGGACAGCCGGTCGGGTTCCAGGTGATTGAGGACACCGCGGCGCACTGCCGGTTCCGCAAATGCACGCACACCACGGAACCTGGCTGCGCTGTGCAACGGGCAGTGCACCAGGGACGCATCTCCAGTGAGTTGCTCACGGCCTACCACCAGGCACAGGGTCTCCCCCTTCGGCGCCCGAAACGGCGCTGA
- a CDS encoding LacI family DNA-binding transcriptional regulator — protein sequence MTVSNVINGKAVVRQDTRQRVLEAIEATGYRVNAVARALAGGRNRMITVFSPQLNRPYATEVIQGAAQAAGKLRYDLIVMMLSEEGFSDVSVMTRLAAGALLIQPSREGRWQRTELPAHVVSVDGPGERRLTVDNYGGARLATEHLLRLGHTRIGFISGLESEDRRPASRPFDPEQHDRDDADERLRGYRDSMAAAGLKVPRNYVQHGDYSKASGEGAALRLLRLAQPPSAIFVSGDAMALGAMHVAQDLGMRVPDELSVVGFDDLPIAVASRPGLTTVRQPLAQIGEVAVQLLVALAEGQAPALPAPFPTELIERESTAPPRDAPPGSPRH from the coding sequence ATGACCGTCTCCAATGTCATCAACGGAAAGGCGGTGGTGCGCCAGGACACCCGGCAGCGGGTGCTGGAGGCCATCGAGGCGACTGGCTACCGGGTCAATGCCGTGGCGCGGGCACTGGCCGGTGGGCGCAACCGCATGATCACCGTGTTCTCGCCCCAGCTGAACCGGCCCTACGCGACCGAAGTGATCCAGGGGGCGGCCCAGGCGGCCGGAAAACTCCGCTACGACCTCATCGTCATGATGCTCAGCGAAGAGGGGTTCTCGGACGTGTCGGTCATGACCCGCCTCGCCGCCGGAGCCCTGCTGATCCAGCCGTCCCGGGAGGGCCGCTGGCAGCGCACGGAACTCCCCGCCCACGTGGTGAGCGTGGATGGCCCCGGCGAGCGCCGGCTCACGGTGGACAATTACGGCGGCGCTCGCCTGGCAACGGAGCACCTGCTGCGCCTGGGGCACACCCGCATCGGGTTTATCAGCGGTCTGGAGTCCGAGGATCGCCGCCCCGCCAGCCGCCCCTTCGACCCGGAACAGCACGACCGCGACGACGCCGACGAGCGCCTGCGCGGGTACCGCGACAGCATGGCGGCCGCCGGACTGAAGGTCCCCCGGAACTACGTGCAGCACGGCGATTACTCCAAGGCCAGCGGCGAAGGGGCGGCTTTGCGGCTGCTGAGACTCGCGCAGCCACCGAGCGCCATCTTCGTGTCGGGCGACGCGATGGCCCTGGGGGCGATGCACGTGGCCCAGGACCTGGGCATGCGCGTCCCCGACGAGCTCTCGGTGGTGGGGTTCGATGACCTGCCGATTGCCGTCGCGTCCCGCCCGGGTCTGACAACGGTACGCCAGCCCCTGGCGCAGATCGGAGAGGTCGCGGTTCAGCTGCTGGTGGCGCTGGCTGAGGGCCAGGCGCCGGCCCTGCCGGCTCCGTTTCCCACCGAGCTGATCGAGCGCGAATCCACGGCCCCCCCTCGGGATGCGCCACCAGGTTCGCCGCGCCACTGA
- a CDS encoding MOSC domain-containing protein yields MTNPDIQAPPDLHVSGLWIYPLKSAAGIAVSTSTLTDRGLVQDRRWMLIDSQGEAITQREAPTLRLVTPVLHASGLTFTAPGMGQLTVEQAPDGAPVQATMWKHPIAVVAAPTSASDWFSAYLHRQCTLVYQPDSSHRFRGPPVNGTRLNLSDGNPVHLISEASLADLNTRLTAPVDARRFRPNIVVRGTAAYAEDYWRRIRIGGIEFKVVESCGRCSIINVDEQGRGTGTVLKALASYRRWGNAVPFGQHLEYQQHGRLGVGDRIEVLETGDTPNPTG; encoded by the coding sequence GTGACGAACCCAGACATCCAGGCCCCACCAGACCTCCACGTCAGCGGGCTCTGGATCTACCCGCTTAAATCCGCTGCGGGCATCGCCGTGTCCACCAGCACCCTTACGGACCGGGGCCTGGTACAGGACCGCCGCTGGATGCTGATTGATTCGCAGGGCGAGGCCATCACGCAGCGCGAGGCCCCGACCCTGCGCCTTGTGACTCCCGTTCTCCACGCCTCCGGCCTGACCTTCACGGCCCCTGGGATGGGACAACTCACGGTGGAACAGGCACCGGATGGAGCGCCCGTTCAGGCCACCATGTGGAAGCACCCCATCGCCGTGGTGGCAGCCCCGACTTCGGCCAGCGACTGGTTCTCCGCCTATCTGCACCGCCAGTGTACCCTCGTCTATCAGCCAGATTCGTCCCACCGCTTCCGCGGCCCGCCTGTGAACGGCACACGGCTCAATCTCTCGGACGGAAATCCTGTCCACCTGATCAGTGAAGCGTCCCTGGCCGACCTGAACACCCGCCTGACTGCACCTGTCGATGCCCGGCGCTTCCGTCCCAACATCGTCGTCCGGGGAACTGCCGCCTATGCAGAGGATTACTGGCGACGGATTCGCATCGGGGGAATTGAGTTCAAGGTGGTGGAAAGCTGTGGCCGCTGCAGCATCATCAACGTTGACGAGCAGGGCAGGGGGACGGGGACGGTGTTGAAGGCCCTGGCTTCCTACCGCCGCTGGGGCAATGCCGTTCCGTTTGGGCAGCACCTGGAATACCAGCAACACGGACGCCTCGGGGTCGGGGACAGGATAGAGGTGCTGGAAACGGGAGACACTCCCAACCCAACAGGCTGA
- a CDS encoding serine hydrolase domain-containing protein, with amino-acid sequence MDHPFTTPPELARPLDDLRLRHGLPGLAWGVTALDGSLLAGAAGRRRADQSDALSVHDRLHLGSCTKPMTATLLATLVPDVLTWDTPLTDVFGAAEVHPAYHPATLAHLLSHTSGLPPFEETEHFEDAPGPGGNSWGVRDAFARHALRQTPWAEIGTYRYSNAAFGVAAVMAERCTGTRWEDLMQERVFGPLGLGSAGFGWPARTNPQEPWGHQREGGPWVPHDPHDAYQLHPGIGPAGDVHMSVLDFTVFARDHLRGLHGQGRLLPDTAYQRLHTPFVPGGRAGFGWGVSQYRGRRASSHSGSADTFLALLLVLPDEPYAFVVVTNAAGDAAEAGTREALGQLVTAFTDARVQP; translated from the coding sequence ATGGATCATCCCTTTACCACCCCGCCGGAGCTTGCTCGCCCTCTCGATGATCTCCGGTTGCGCCACGGCCTGCCGGGCCTGGCGTGGGGCGTGACCGCGCTGGACGGATCTCTGCTCGCTGGGGCGGCTGGACGGCGACGTGCTGACCAAAGTGACGCGCTGAGCGTGCATGATCGCCTGCACCTCGGGTCGTGCACCAAGCCGATGACCGCCACCCTGCTGGCGACCCTGGTGCCGGACGTCCTGACCTGGGACACGCCGCTCACTGACGTGTTCGGCGCGGCGGAGGTGCATCCCGCGTATCACCCGGCGACACTCGCCCACCTGCTGTCACACACCTCAGGGCTGCCTCCCTTTGAGGAGACCGAGCATTTCGAGGACGCGCCCGGGCCGGGTGGGAATTCCTGGGGCGTGAGGGACGCCTTCGCCCGGCATGCCCTCCGGCAGACACCGTGGGCGGAGATCGGCACCTACCGTTACTCAAATGCGGCCTTCGGGGTCGCCGCCGTGATGGCCGAGCGCTGTACCGGCACCCGGTGGGAGGATCTGATGCAAGAGCGGGTGTTCGGGCCGCTTGGTCTGGGCAGCGCCGGGTTCGGCTGGCCGGCACGGACCAATCCGCAGGAACCCTGGGGTCATCAGCGGGAGGGTGGCCCCTGGGTGCCACACGACCCGCACGACGCCTATCAGCTGCATCCGGGCATCGGCCCGGCGGGCGACGTCCACATGAGCGTCCTGGACTTCACGGTGTTCGCGCGTGACCATCTGCGCGGCCTGCATGGTCAGGGACGGCTGCTGCCGGACACGGCCTACCAGCGTCTGCATACTCCCTTTGTGCCGGGCGGGCGCGCAGGGTTCGGCTGGGGCGTCAGCCAGTACCGCGGCCGACGGGCCAGCAGCCACTCGGGCAGCGCCGATACGTTCCTGGCCCTGCTGCTGGTCCTGCCGGATGAGCCGTACGCCTTCGTGGTCGTCACCAACGCGGCGGGAGACGCCGCCGAGGCCGGCACGCGCGAGGCGCTCGGTCAGCTGGTGACGGCCTTCACGGACGCGCGTGTCCAGCCCTGA
- a CDS encoding DinB family protein, producing MLLNELHRLYLRELATLERELDLYPDDASVWTILPGMPNSAGTLFLHLAGSVQHFFGAVLGQTGYVRNREAEFGRRDVTREELHRELMGARNGLTAAFHRLTEDDLEQMFPVRFADVDLSSRLTLLQFLSHLAYHLGQIDYHRRVVTQSTASAGALDPVELVKRPAT from the coding sequence ATGCTGTTGAATGAGCTGCACCGGCTGTACCTGCGTGAACTCGCCACCCTGGAGCGCGAACTGGACTTGTATCCTGACGACGCCAGCGTCTGGACCATCCTGCCGGGCATGCCCAACTCGGCGGGCACCTTGTTCCTGCATCTGGCCGGAAGTGTGCAGCACTTCTTCGGTGCCGTGCTCGGCCAGACTGGGTACGTGCGCAACCGCGAGGCGGAATTCGGCAGGCGTGACGTGACCCGTGAGGAGCTGCACCGCGAGCTGATGGGCGCAAGGAACGGCCTGACAGCCGCCTTCCATCGGCTGACCGAAGACGATCTGGAACAGATGTTCCCGGTCCGGTTCGCGGACGTGGACCTTTCGAGCCGGTTGACCCTGCTGCAGTTCCTCAGTCACCTTGCCTATCACCTCGGGCAGATCGACTATCACCGTCGGGTGGTGACCCAGAGTACAGCGTCTGCGGGCGCCCTCGACCCGGTGGAACTCGTTAAGCGCCCCGCCACCTGA
- a CDS encoding ArsR/SmtB family transcription factor, with the protein MTPDDSPRVWQRLDDPEAARVVADAQSRRYFEPFIWRERRVTDVAAELGVTRNAMLYQVNKLLRLGLLEVTRTEPRPGRAIRYYRSSSPGYFVPFSATSAESIHALYESSLDNARRSVLSLLTRAWSGLAEDPRWFGLYTYGDAQGFRSHALLPARPAGPPSPDWRMLAWLLEPDVPAVWDNTAPLQLSRAHAKQLQRDLHQLHANYQALKDDASGETYVLRLTLVPVPDEM; encoded by the coding sequence ATGACACCGGACGATTCACCCAGGGTGTGGCAGCGCCTGGATGACCCGGAGGCCGCGCGGGTCGTGGCCGACGCACAGTCACGACGCTACTTCGAGCCGTTCATCTGGCGGGAACGGCGGGTGACGGACGTGGCCGCGGAGCTGGGCGTCACCAGGAACGCCATGCTGTACCAGGTGAATAAACTGCTGCGCCTGGGGCTGCTGGAGGTCACCCGCACCGAGCCGCGGCCGGGCCGGGCCATCCGGTACTATCGGTCTTCGTCTCCGGGCTACTTCGTGCCGTTCAGCGCTACCTCCGCCGAGTCGATCCATGCGCTGTACGAGTCGTCCCTGGACAACGCCCGCCGTTCGGTCCTGTCGCTGCTCACGCGCGCCTGGAGTGGCCTCGCCGAGGACCCCCGCTGGTTTGGACTCTACACCTATGGGGACGCGCAGGGATTCAGGAGCCATGCCCTGCTTCCAGCGCGACCCGCGGGGCCACCATCACCCGACTGGAGGATGCTGGCGTGGCTGCTGGAACCGGACGTGCCGGCCGTGTGGGACAACACGGCCCCGCTCCAGCTCTCCAGAGCCCATGCCAAGCAATTGCAGCGTGACCTGCATCAGCTGCATGCGAACTATCAGGCGCTCAAGGATGACGCCAGCGGAGAGACGTATGTCCTGCGACTCACCCTAGTCCCCGTTCCTGATGAGATGTAA
- a CDS encoding GNAT family N-acetyltransferase, translating to MSPPLYPPLDLQVITPRLTLYGATDDLLAQLLPIVRAGVAEGHPGLFDDPMSLYEDNPVRERKWLQAIWRGRGTVRPDAWRLYFVVMLGEQAVGMQDLIGVNFDRFRTVTSFSWLAPNVRQQGLGREMRAAILHLAFAGFGAAEASSDAFLDNVASNRVSEALGYHPNGTDWATRRGEPARVNRWRLQRNTWDKHRRSDIELIGVDACRPVLHIPG from the coding sequence ATGTCTCCTCCGCTCTACCCACCGCTTGATCTTCAGGTCATCACGCCCAGGCTGACGCTGTATGGGGCCACGGATGACCTGCTTGCCCAATTGCTGCCCATCGTTCGCGCAGGCGTGGCCGAAGGGCACCCTGGCCTCTTCGATGACCCGATGTCCCTCTACGAGGACAATCCGGTGCGAGAACGAAAGTGGCTTCAGGCCATCTGGCGCGGGCGCGGCACCGTCCGCCCGGATGCCTGGCGCCTGTACTTCGTGGTGATGCTGGGCGAGCAGGCGGTGGGCATGCAGGACCTGATCGGCGTGAACTTCGACCGTTTCCGGACAGTGACCAGTTTTTCCTGGCTGGCCCCGAACGTCCGGCAGCAGGGTCTGGGACGCGAGATGCGCGCAGCCATCCTGCATCTGGCCTTTGCCGGATTCGGAGCGGCAGAAGCGAGCAGCGACGCGTTCCTGGACAACGTGGCGTCCAACCGCGTGTCCGAAGCGCTTGGCTACCATCCGAATGGCACCGACTGGGCCACACGGCGCGGCGAACCAGCGCGGGTGAATCGCTGGCGACTGCAGCGAAACACCTGGGACAAGCACCGCCGGAGTGACATTGAACTGATCGGCGTGGACGCGTGCAGGCCGGTGTTGCATATCCCTGGATGA
- a CDS encoding discoidin domain-containing protein, protein MPYSTATGGTTGTCGTSNLAQGRPASASSTENSGTPAGAAFDGNTGTRWASAWSDPQWLQVDLGVSRKICRVTLQWEAAYGKAFRLEASDDMNTWTPLYSTTTGTGGTQTLNVSGTGRYVRMTGTTRGTGYGYSLFEVQVYGTP, encoded by the coding sequence CTGCCGTACAGCACCGCCACGGGCGGGACCACCGGCACCTGCGGCACCAGCAACCTCGCGCAGGGCAGGCCGGCCAGCGCGTCCTCGACCGAGAACAGCGGCACGCCCGCTGGCGCGGCCTTTGACGGCAACACAGGAACCCGCTGGGCGAGCGCCTGGAGTGACCCACAGTGGCTGCAGGTGGACCTGGGCGTCTCGCGGAAGATCTGCCGGGTCACCCTGCAGTGGGAGGCGGCCTACGGCAAGGCCTTCAGGCTGGAGGCCTCCGATGACATGAACACCTGGACGCCGCTGTATTCCACCACCACCGGGACCGGCGGCACCCAGACGCTCAATGTCAGCGGCACGGGGCGGTATGTGCGCATGACCGGCACAACGCGCGGCACCGGGTACGGCTACTCGCTCTTTGAAGTTCAGGTGTACGGCACGCCGTGA
- a CDS encoding MFS transporter: MFAALTHRNFRRLWLGEVISLIGDRALLLALPYFVYQQTGSTFTTALLALSYYLPGLLFSPVAGVLADRWDRRRVLVTTHLIQGVVITGLLLAPVPGLVWVAYVVTFLELTVSTLSTPTAGALLPTLVGDEGLMQANAALSLGMTSARLLGPVIGGALIATQSIAGVVLFDAASFVLAALSFLRLQLPAPEPSARPVQAASLLGSWREVGREWREGLGIIRRSRVILTLMAVLGITSLGGTLIDPFYTPFLVSVLHADAETIGVLSALGGIGALLGSFASAWIAGRLPPRSLIAFGTLLVGLLMLRMYSLSALPLMFVLVPLLGVPMVTSNVALSTLIQRVTPDSHRGRIYGALGTTNALVGVLATVTAGLIGPQVGIGRMLLAAACLTLLGGLVALVFLPRQGETAALGSEQGT, encoded by the coding sequence ATGTTCGCTGCGCTGACGCACCGCAACTTCCGCAGGCTCTGGCTGGGAGAGGTGATCTCCCTGATTGGTGACCGCGCCCTGTTGCTCGCCCTGCCGTACTTCGTGTACCAGCAGACCGGGTCCACCTTCACCACCGCTCTGCTCGCGCTGTCGTATTACCTGCCGGGCCTGCTGTTCAGCCCGGTGGCGGGCGTGCTGGCCGACCGCTGGGACCGCCGCCGCGTGCTGGTGACCACACACCTGATTCAGGGTGTGGTGATCACCGGGCTGCTGCTCGCTCCGGTGCCGGGGCTGGTGTGGGTGGCGTACGTGGTCACCTTCTTGGAACTCACCGTGAGTACGCTGTCCACCCCGACGGCAGGGGCCCTGCTTCCGACCCTGGTGGGGGACGAGGGACTGATGCAGGCCAACGCCGCCCTGTCGCTGGGCATGACCAGCGCCCGCTTGCTGGGCCCGGTCATTGGCGGCGCCCTGATCGCTACCCAGAGCATCGCCGGAGTGGTGCTGTTCGACGCGGCCTCATTTGTCCTGGCGGCCCTGAGTTTCCTGCGCCTTCAGCTCCCGGCACCTGAACCTTCGGCTCGTCCGGTCCAGGCTGCCTCGTTGCTCGGCTCCTGGCGTGAAGTGGGCCGGGAATGGCGCGAGGGACTGGGCATCATCCGGCGCAGCCGGGTCATTCTGACGCTGATGGCGGTCCTGGGCATCACCAGTCTCGGCGGCACGCTGATTGACCCGTTCTACACGCCGTTCCTGGTTTCTGTGCTGCACGCCGATGCCGAAACGATCGGTGTGCTCAGCGCCCTGGGAGGCATCGGCGCCCTGCTGGGGAGCTTCGCGTCTGCCTGGATCGCCGGCCGTCTGCCTCCCCGGTCCCTCATCGCGTTCGGTACGCTGCTGGTCGGCCTCCTGATGTTGCGGATGTACAGCCTGTCTGCTCTACCCCTGATGTTCGTTCTGGTCCCGCTGCTGGGGGTGCCGATGGTGACCTCGAACGTCGCCCTCTCGACCCTGATCCAGCGGGTGACACCCGACTCCCACCGGGGCCGGATTTACGGAGCCCTGGGCACGACCAATGCCCTGGTCGGCGTCCTGGCGACCGTGACCGCAGGCCTGATCGGGCCACAGGTGGGGATCGGGCGGATGCTACTGGCGGCGGCGTGCCTGACGCTGCTCGGTGGACTGGTGGCGCTCGTATTTCTTCCACGCCAGGGGGAAACAGCGGCTCTGGGCAGCGAGCAGGGAACCTGA
- a CDS encoding winged helix-turn-helix transcriptional regulator: MLETRTDHTHHAAADPAPSPTPADAALAALVREIIGRVADKWTMLILETLEEHGRLRFTRLGDLVGDISQKMLTKTLRQMESDGLVVRTIYPVVPPRVEYELTDIGRSLSAAFCGVWEWAEQHREAITQARQAAAHRDPLEPE; the protein is encoded by the coding sequence ATGCTGGAGACACGGACGGACCACACCCACCACGCGGCCGCAGACCCGGCGCCTTCCCCAACGCCGGCTGACGCGGCGTTGGCGGCCCTGGTGCGGGAGATCATCGGACGGGTGGCGGACAAATGGACCATGCTGATTCTGGAGACCCTGGAAGAGCACGGACGGCTGCGCTTCACGCGCCTCGGAGACCTGGTGGGCGATATCAGCCAGAAAATGCTGACCAAAACGCTGCGGCAGATGGAAAGCGACGGGCTGGTCGTCCGGACCATCTATCCGGTGGTCCCACCACGCGTTGAGTACGAGCTCACGGACATCGGGCGGAGCCTCAGCGCCGCCTTCTGTGGCGTGTGGGAATGGGCCGAGCAGCACCGCGAGGCCATCACGCAGGCCCGGCAGGCGGCGGCCCACCGCGACCCGCTGGAGCCCGAATGA
- a CDS encoding discoidin domain-containing protein, with the protein MSTTKTFALITGVTVMLSACAEQRAPSVPSTPPTLTSLATCGTVNVAQGRPARASSTENAASLDAGMAVDGNPGTRWASAWTDAEWLQVDLGSSQQICSVVLQWEAAYGQAFQIQVTDNPADASTWRTIYQTSTGTGGTQTITPTTAASGRYIRMNGLKRGTGYGYSLWEFRVYAGGTTTTLPTSDTPDFGPNVSVFDTSTPITTIQSKLDTAFNAQLRNPDAQFGDQRNVFLFKPGSYGRVFANVGFYTAIAGLGRNPDDVTINGAVNVDSGWVYGDEKNATQNFWRSAENLAVVPEGGTDRWAVSQAAPMRRVHIRGGLTMGPSNQDYGQGYSSGGFIADSKVDAQVTSGSQQQWYSRDSAFLQGWGGSNWNMVFSGVQGAPAQSFPSPAYTTLATTPVSREKPYLYVENGKYNVFVPSLRTNASGVTWPNTPGTSIPMSQFYVARPTDSAATLNQALSQGLNLFFTPGVYHLDRTLNVTRPGTVVTGIGFPTLVPDGGVNAMQVADVDGVNISSLLFDAGTVNSPALLTVGTAGAHVNHAANPISVQDVYFRIGGAVAGKSTTSLIVHSDNTLIDHIWAWRADHGKSPTGWAVNTADTGVIVNGNNVQATGLFVEHYQKYQVVWNGQGGRTIFFQNEMPYDPPTQDAWRVGARGYAAYKVADSVTTHEAWGLGAYAYFSANPSIHADRGFEVPTASGVRMHSVLTVSLGNTGSIDHVINNTGAAVPFADPAKNTAPSPVVNYP; encoded by the coding sequence ATGTCCACAACCAAGACGTTTGCGCTGATTACCGGAGTGACCGTGATGCTGAGTGCCTGTGCCGAGCAGCGCGCTCCCAGCGTCCCGTCCACGCCCCCCACGCTCACTTCGCTCGCCACCTGCGGGACCGTCAACGTGGCCCAGGGCCGGCCGGCCAGGGCGTCCTCGACCGAGAATGCCGCCTCCCTGGATGCGGGCATGGCTGTGGACGGCAACCCCGGCACCCGCTGGGCCAGCGCCTGGACGGACGCCGAGTGGCTCCAGGTGGACCTGGGCAGCTCACAGCAGATCTGCTCGGTGGTCCTCCAGTGGGAGGCCGCCTACGGGCAGGCCTTCCAGATTCAGGTGACGGACAATCCCGCTGACGCCTCCACCTGGCGCACCATCTACCAGACCAGCACGGGCACGGGCGGCACCCAGACCATTACCCCGACCACGGCGGCCAGCGGGCGGTACATTCGCATGAACGGCCTCAAGCGCGGCACCGGCTACGGCTACTCGCTATGGGAGTTCCGGGTGTACGCCGGAGGCACCACGACCACCTTGCCGACGTCCGACACCCCCGACTTCGGCCCGAACGTGTCCGTTTTCGACACCTCCACGCCCATCACCACCATCCAGTCCAAGCTGGACACCGCCTTCAACGCGCAGCTCAGGAATCCGGACGCGCAGTTCGGTGACCAGCGCAACGTCTTTCTGTTCAAACCGGGCAGCTATGGACGCGTGTTTGCGAACGTGGGCTTCTACACGGCCATCGCCGGCCTGGGCCGCAACCCGGACGACGTGACCATCAACGGCGCGGTCAATGTGGACAGCGGCTGGGTGTACGGCGACGAGAAGAACGCCACCCAGAACTTCTGGCGCAGTGCCGAGAACCTCGCGGTGGTGCCCGAGGGCGGCACCGATCGCTGGGCCGTGTCGCAGGCGGCCCCGATGCGCCGCGTGCACATCCGGGGTGGCCTGACCATGGGCCCCTCCAATCAGGACTACGGGCAGGGCTACTCCAGCGGCGGATTCATCGCCGACAGCAAGGTGGACGCGCAGGTGACGTCCGGCTCCCAGCAGCAGTGGTATTCCCGGGACAGCGCCTTCCTGCAGGGCTGGGGCGGCAGCAACTGGAACATGGTCTTTTCCGGCGTGCAGGGCGCGCCCGCCCAGAGCTTTCCCAGCCCGGCCTACACCACGCTGGCGACCACGCCCGTCTCGCGCGAGAAGCCGTACCTGTACGTGGAGAACGGCAAGTACAACGTGTTCGTCCCCAGCCTGCGCACCAACGCTTCCGGGGTCACCTGGCCGAACACGCCCGGAACCTCCATCCCGATGAGCCAGTTCTACGTGGCCCGGCCCACCGACAGCGCCGCGACGCTGAATCAGGCGCTGAGCCAGGGGCTGAACCTGTTCTTCACCCCGGGCGTCTATCACCTGGACCGGACGCTGAACGTCACGCGCCCCGGCACCGTCGTGACGGGCATCGGTTTCCCGACCCTGGTGCCCGACGGCGGCGTCAACGCGATGCAGGTGGCCGACGTGGACGGCGTCAACATCAGCAGCCTGCTGTTCGACGCCGGCACCGTGAACAGCCCGGCGTTGCTGACGGTGGGCACGGCGGGCGCGCATGTCAACCACGCGGCGAACCCGATCAGCGTGCAGGACGTGTATTTCCGCATCGGCGGGGCGGTGGCAGGCAAATCCACCACCAGCCTGATCGTCCACAGCGACAACACCCTCATTGACCACATCTGGGCGTGGCGCGCCGACCACGGCAAGTCCCCGACCGGCTGGGCCGTGAACACCGCCGACACCGGCGTGATCGTCAACGGCAACAACGTGCAGGCCACCGGTCTGTTCGTGGAGCACTACCAGAAGTACCAGGTGGTCTGGAACGGTCAGGGTGGCCGGACCATCTTCTTCCAGAACGAGATGCCCTACGATCCGCCGACCCAGGACGCGTGGCGTGTGGGCGCCCGGGGCTACGCGGCCTACAAGGTGGCCGACAGCGTCACCACCCACGAGGCGTGGGGCCTGGGTGCCTACGCCTACTTCAGCGCGAACCCCAGCATCCACGCGGACCGTGGGTTCGAAGTGCCCACCGCCTCCGGGGTCAGGATGCACAGCGTGCTGACCGTCTCGCTCGGCAACACCGGGTCCATCGACCACGTGATCAACAACACCGGGGCGGCCGTCCCCTTCGCCGACCCGGCCAAGAACACCGCTCCCAGCCCGGTGGTGAACTACCCCTGA